One Micromonospora eburnea genomic region harbors:
- a CDS encoding TetR/AcrR family transcriptional regulator: MPQNRTGSGEPSRTLALLWGEPSDTARRKGPARSLTITQVVDAALALADEQGLTAVTIRAVAERVGVSTMSVYTYVPGKPELLDLMVDARYARMTRTPWAGQPWRERLTAVAEANRDLLTAHPWLTEVAALSRPPLGPGVMAKYEHELAAFDDTGLSDVDIDAALTYLLGFVQSHCRSAHDAARATTDTAMSDADWWAANLPVLARAFDPHTYPRAVRIGSAAGEAQGSAWHAERAWTFGLARTLDGLATLIDDAG; this comes from the coding sequence GTGCCTCAGAACCGCACCGGATCAGGTGAACCCAGCCGCACACTCGCCCTGCTGTGGGGGGAGCCGTCCGACACGGCGCGGCGCAAGGGGCCGGCCCGGTCCCTGACCATTACGCAGGTCGTCGACGCCGCGCTCGCGCTTGCCGACGAGCAGGGCCTGACCGCGGTCACCATTCGCGCGGTGGCCGAGCGGGTCGGGGTCTCGACGATGTCGGTCTACACCTACGTGCCCGGCAAGCCCGAGTTGCTCGACCTGATGGTGGACGCCCGCTACGCACGGATGACCCGCACTCCGTGGGCCGGGCAGCCGTGGCGCGAACGACTCACCGCGGTGGCCGAGGCCAACCGGGACCTGCTCACCGCCCACCCCTGGCTCACCGAGGTCGCCGCCCTGAGCCGCCCCCCGCTCGGGCCGGGCGTGATGGCCAAGTACGAGCACGAGCTCGCCGCATTCGACGACACCGGGCTCTCCGACGTCGACATCGACGCCGCCCTGACCTACCTGCTCGGGTTCGTGCAGTCCCATTGCCGATCGGCCCACGACGCCGCCCGGGCCACGACCGACACCGCGATGAGCGACGCCGACTGGTGGGCCGCCAACCTACCCGTCCTCGCCCGCGCCTTCGATCCCCACACCTACCCCCGCGCCGTCCGCATCGGCTCCGCCGCCGGCGAAGCGCAGGGCAGCGCGTGGCACGCCGAGCGCGCCTGGACGTTCGGCCTCGCACGCACCCTCGACGGCCTCGCCACCCTCATCGACGACGCCGGCTGA
- a CDS encoding SWIM zinc finger family protein, whose amino-acid sequence MRDVDFDFDDELDGDAGPAEDDGRARSFPAFGPGKRIGRKFADTWWGNSWIESMERTALDPEQLKKGRRYAFAGQVGSITVSPGRISAPVHDGDQYTPHDTVVRIGTLSDTEWDRLLDRVAAKAGHIAALLDRDMPHDLVNTADDAGVRLLPDYGDLEPECDCPSWDHPCRHAAALSYQASWLLDRDPFVLLLMRGRAEPELIEELRSRNVGRAIAAEEAEVTGTRAEEAYTTAQAALPGPPAPVQGEAMPLAPLLAAHDAPGIDAEALGILAADAASRARRLLAAAPAEVLAPEYHAWQDAVRLASRMPRSRAAKRLGEASGRAGELPRAIKAWEYAGGAGVDAVDAVFVPPKELASRVTEALHETWEGGGAAPELKNWRNRWTVGRQGQIRYGRDGRWYPFRRRHGQWWPAGPPSPGPADALHDVLKD is encoded by the coding sequence ATGAGGGACGTGGACTTCGACTTCGACGACGAGCTGGACGGTGACGCCGGACCGGCCGAGGACGACGGGCGGGCCCGCAGCTTCCCGGCGTTCGGCCCGGGCAAGCGGATCGGCAGGAAGTTCGCCGACACCTGGTGGGGCAACTCCTGGATTGAGTCGATGGAGCGTACGGCGCTCGACCCGGAGCAGCTCAAGAAGGGCCGGCGGTACGCCTTCGCCGGGCAGGTCGGGTCGATCACGGTGAGTCCGGGCCGGATCTCCGCGCCGGTCCACGACGGCGACCAGTACACCCCGCACGACACGGTGGTACGCATCGGGACCCTCTCCGACACCGAATGGGACCGCCTGCTGGACAGGGTGGCCGCCAAGGCGGGGCACATCGCCGCGCTGCTGGACCGGGACATGCCGCACGACCTGGTGAACACCGCCGACGACGCCGGAGTGCGGCTACTGCCCGACTACGGTGACCTGGAGCCGGAGTGCGACTGCCCGTCCTGGGACCACCCCTGCCGGCACGCCGCCGCCCTGTCGTACCAGGCGTCCTGGCTGCTGGACCGGGACCCGTTCGTGCTGCTGCTGATGCGTGGACGGGCGGAGCCGGAGCTGATCGAGGAACTGCGCTCGCGCAACGTCGGCCGAGCGATCGCAGCCGAGGAGGCGGAGGTCACCGGCACCCGGGCCGAGGAGGCGTACACCACCGCCCAGGCGGCGTTGCCCGGGCCGCCGGCGCCGGTGCAGGGCGAGGCGATGCCGCTCGCGCCCCTGCTTGCCGCGCACGATGCGCCGGGCATCGACGCCGAGGCGTTGGGGATCCTCGCCGCGGACGCTGCGTCCCGCGCCAGGCGCCTGCTGGCCGCGGCCCCCGCCGAGGTGCTCGCCCCCGAGTACCACGCCTGGCAGGACGCCGTGCGGCTCGCGTCGCGGATGCCGCGCTCGCGGGCCGCGAAACGGCTCGGGGAAGCCAGCGGCCGGGCCGGCGAGTTGCCCCGGGCGATCAAGGCGTGGGAGTACGCCGGCGGCGCCGGCGTGGACGCCGTCGACGCGGTCTTCGTCCCGCCGAAGGAACTGGCCTCCCGGGTCACCGAAGCGCTGCACGAGACGTGGGAAGGCGGCGGCGCCGCGCCGGAGCTGAAGAACTGGCGCAACCGCTGGACCGTCGGCCGGCAGGGACAGATCCGCTACGGCCGCGACGGCCGTTGGTACCCGTTCCGCCGCCGCCACGGGCAGTGGTGGCCCGCGGGGCCGCCCAGCCCCGGCCCGGCCGACGCGCTGCACGACGTCCTGAAGGACTGA
- a CDS encoding DEAD/DEAH box helicase, whose translation MHSSTNGRYGVRLGRFAVVFQPGDPPRTGTVSFYDPAGGALPDECDEVGECRELELALPLDGPVAAWQVPVCAVPVGDAVRHLVALRDEDATPAAAFWSAVAVTGLHLVARGRLLPGISPNGYDSWRVGPFDVSDVERIRALAAAMPPEARAVPIDPFAEQLVLPEAQGLVRAFLDAVADTLPRTPAAPWLTGDARFTGLDPEPVTDLREWAQEVSAGVDTGLRVALRLEGRGNFENTGLTAVVRMRSLADPTLVSDAAALWKGDEHGLGERATFEAMLAVRRAAATWQPLDRLLDEAAPVELELLDEDLVDLLGGAEARLAAAGVDVQWPPQLSRELDARVLIGSPPEQPPDVARFFRSAAPVTQSWQLTLAGEPLTDSEMDVVAKSRPIVRLREQWVAVAPELAGKARERQLPPLKAYDALAATLIGSTEVEDERVEVVADGWLSALRDRIAEPEDGLERLTAPSGLDGALRDYQLRGLRWLERMTSLGFGGCLADDMGLGKTVTVISLHLRRQADPVHAGPTLVICPASVLGNWEREIRRFAPGVPVRRFHGSARSLDGLAGGFVLTSYGTMRLDAPALSGRPWGMLVADEAQYVKNRLSGTAKVLREIPARARVALTGTPVENNLTELWAILDWTTPGLLDTVGAFRTRWARPIEVDRDTTSVERLSRLVRPFLVRRRKSDPDIAPELPPKTVTDHLVSLTGEQTMLYRRVVDEVMAEIRSSTTSIARRGLVLKLLVGLKQVCNHPAHYLKEPHGKLSGRSEKLQLLDDLLETILAEDGAALVFTQYVQMARLLERHLAERGVPAQLLHGGTPVPRREEMVQRFQTGAVPVFLLSLRAAGTGLNLTRADHVIHYDRWWNPAVEEQATDRAYRIGQTKPVQVHRLIAQGTLEERIAALLESKRELADAVLTGGETALTELSDAELLRLVQLPNEE comes from the coding sequence GTGCATTCTTCGACAAACGGGAGGTACGGGGTGCGACTCGGGCGGTTCGCGGTCGTCTTCCAGCCGGGCGACCCACCCCGCACCGGCACGGTCAGCTTCTACGACCCCGCCGGCGGCGCGCTGCCGGACGAGTGCGACGAGGTGGGCGAGTGCCGCGAGCTGGAACTCGCCCTGCCCCTCGACGGCCCGGTGGCCGCGTGGCAGGTGCCGGTCTGTGCCGTACCGGTCGGCGACGCCGTCCGCCACCTCGTCGCGCTGCGCGACGAGGACGCCACGCCCGCCGCCGCGTTCTGGTCGGCCGTGGCGGTCACCGGCCTGCACCTGGTCGCCCGCGGTCGGCTGCTGCCCGGCATCTCCCCGAACGGATACGACAGCTGGCGGGTAGGCCCGTTCGACGTCTCCGATGTGGAGCGCATCCGCGCGCTTGCCGCGGCGATGCCCCCTGAGGCCCGTGCCGTACCGATCGATCCCTTCGCCGAACAGCTCGTGCTGCCCGAGGCGCAGGGGCTCGTGCGGGCGTTCCTGGACGCGGTGGCCGACACCCTGCCCCGGACTCCGGCGGCTCCCTGGCTGACCGGTGACGCCCGGTTCACCGGTCTGGATCCCGAGCCCGTGACCGACCTGCGCGAATGGGCTCAGGAGGTCTCCGCTGGGGTGGACACAGGGCTGCGGGTGGCGCTGCGGCTGGAGGGGCGGGGCAACTTCGAGAACACAGGTCTCACCGCGGTGGTCCGCATGCGCAGCCTCGCCGACCCGACGCTGGTCAGCGACGCGGCGGCGCTGTGGAAAGGTGATGAACACGGTCTCGGTGAGCGGGCCACCTTCGAGGCGATGCTCGCGGTGCGCCGGGCAGCGGCAACGTGGCAACCCCTGGACCGGCTTCTCGACGAGGCTGCCCCGGTCGAGCTGGAGCTGCTCGACGAGGACCTGGTTGACCTGCTCGGTGGGGCCGAGGCGCGGCTCGCGGCGGCCGGCGTCGACGTCCAGTGGCCGCCGCAGCTGTCCCGCGAACTCGACGCCCGGGTCCTGATCGGATCGCCGCCCGAGCAGCCGCCGGACGTGGCCCGCTTCTTCCGCTCCGCCGCTCCGGTGACGCAGAGCTGGCAGCTCACCCTGGCCGGCGAGCCGCTGACCGATTCGGAGATGGATGTGGTCGCCAAGTCACGGCCCATCGTCCGCCTACGCGAGCAGTGGGTGGCGGTCGCGCCGGAACTGGCCGGCAAGGCCCGGGAACGGCAGCTACCGCCGCTGAAGGCGTACGACGCACTGGCCGCGACGCTGATCGGCAGCACGGAGGTCGAGGACGAGCGGGTCGAGGTGGTGGCCGACGGCTGGCTGAGCGCCCTGCGCGATCGGATCGCCGAGCCGGAGGACGGCCTGGAAAGGCTGACGGCCCCCAGCGGACTGGACGGCGCTCTCCGCGACTATCAGCTGCGCGGACTGCGCTGGCTGGAACGGATGACCTCGCTCGGCTTCGGGGGCTGCCTCGCCGACGACATGGGGCTGGGCAAGACCGTCACGGTCATCTCACTGCACCTGCGCCGCCAGGCCGACCCGGTTCACGCCGGACCAACCCTGGTCATCTGTCCCGCATCGGTGCTCGGCAACTGGGAACGGGAAATCCGCCGGTTCGCCCCCGGCGTACCGGTCCGCCGATTCCACGGATCTGCCCGCTCCCTCGACGGCCTTGCCGGCGGGTTCGTGCTGACCAGCTACGGCACCATGCGGCTGGACGCCCCGGCGCTGAGCGGGCGGCCATGGGGAATGCTCGTCGCGGACGAGGCACAGTACGTGAAGAACCGGCTCAGCGGCACCGCGAAGGTGCTGCGTGAGATTCCCGCCCGGGCTCGTGTCGCGCTCACCGGCACACCGGTGGAGAACAACCTCACCGAGCTGTGGGCCATCCTCGACTGGACCACCCCCGGCCTGCTGGACACGGTCGGCGCGTTCCGAACCCGCTGGGCCCGACCGATCGAGGTGGACCGTGACACGACCAGCGTCGAGCGGCTGTCCCGCCTGGTCCGACCCTTCCTCGTGCGGCGGCGAAAGTCCGACCCCGACATCGCCCCGGAGCTGCCGCCCAAAACCGTGACCGACCACCTGGTCTCGCTCACCGGCGAGCAGACGATGCTGTACCGCCGGGTCGTCGACGAGGTGATGGCCGAGATCCGCTCCAGCACGACCAGCATCGCCCGCCGTGGCCTGGTACTGAAGCTGCTCGTCGGCCTCAAGCAGGTGTGCAACCACCCGGCGCACTATCTCAAGGAGCCGCACGGCAAGCTCTCCGGACGCTCCGAGAAGCTACAGCTCCTCGACGACCTGCTGGAGACCATCCTCGCCGAGGACGGCGCCGCCCTGGTGTTCACCCAGTACGTGCAGATGGCGCGGCTGCTGGAACGGCACCTGGCCGAGCGGGGCGTGCCGGCGCAGTTGCTGCACGGCGGCACGCCGGTGCCCCGACGCGAGGAGATGGTGCAGCGGTTCCAGACCGGTGCGGTTCCCGTGTTCCTGCTCTCGCTGAGGGCGGCCGGCACCGGTCTCAACCTGACCCGCGCCGACCACGTCATCCACTACGACCGTTGGTGGAATCCGGCGGTGGAGGAACAGGCCACCGACCGCGCGTACCGGATCGGGCAGACCAAGCCGGTGCAGGTGCACCGGCTGATCGCCCAGGGCACCCTGGAGGAGCGGATCGCCGCCCTGCTGGAGTCCAAGCGGGAACTGGCCGACGCGGTACTGACCGGCGGTGAGACCGCCCTGACCGAACTGTCGGACGCCGAGCTGCTGCGGCTCGTGCAGTTGCCCAACGAGGAATGA
- a CDS encoding VOC family protein, with the protein MTRTTTTRAAAPTATGVIESTGADRMRITESAISLNVPDVQASASWVQQHLGFTEVMAADGFRSLTHPEAGFNLIYLRAGLPTFKPASAAGRADGLLVVFTVDDIDADYARLRREGAEIVTPIETEPWGERYFQMADPNGVIYQLVQWVSPPDPQHAG; encoded by the coding sequence ATGACCCGCACCACGACCACCCGCGCCGCCGCCCCGACCGCCACAGGGGTCATCGAGTCGACAGGAGCTGACCGCATGCGCATCACCGAGTCCGCCATCTCGCTCAACGTTCCCGACGTCCAGGCCTCCGCCTCCTGGGTGCAGCAGCATCTCGGGTTCACCGAAGTGATGGCTGCCGACGGGTTCCGCTCCCTGACCCACCCCGAGGCGGGGTTCAATCTCATCTACCTGCGCGCCGGGCTGCCGACGTTCAAGCCGGCGTCGGCTGCCGGCCGCGCCGACGGGCTGCTGGTCGTGTTCACCGTCGATGACATCGACGCCGACTACGCGCGGCTGCGGCGGGAGGGGGCCGAGATCGTCACCCCGATCGAGACCGAGCCGTGGGGGGAGCGCTACTTCCAGATGGCCGACCCCAACGGGGTGATCTACCAGCTCGTGCAGTGGGTCTCACCGCCCGACCCACAGCACGCTGGCTGA
- a CDS encoding ABC transporter substrate-binding protein: MKLFKGLTSPRAGGTRRGVQAMSIAAAAVLALSACSAGDGDNSSGNSGGKLTFSNWQFLEDGKGPILWDAVKDYTGPDGNVSLTKIEIPFANYADKLSTELGAGGGPDVMVLQDSQFASLADAGVLEPLDDIAKELGDSLNGTNKAGFFQKKQFGFNWERPTYNTVIYNKDLFAELGLKVPTTFDEFLATAKTIKEKRGIAGWAGRHQTAEIDGWTLEMANWIYGFGGGLSDGKALTIDAPANVKAVESFLETFKSGVAPIGDDASTFRAKFGQGQVGMLFENSGVATTLTSNPKNVINGQNLGAAPLPMANAGSNSQLIIAVNAASKNKAAAKDFVRWVLGEKGQTAIRAGLGASAMATDVEPDPEFLKANPWATQFLEAAKTSRSTLVEGFETESKVIWREFLTAVEGLRVNGGDVAAKLADVQKALKAELG; encoded by the coding sequence ATGAAGTTGTTCAAGGGCCTGACATCACCACGAGCGGGCGGGACACGACGCGGCGTGCAGGCCATGAGCATCGCGGCCGCCGCCGTGCTTGCGCTGAGCGCGTGCAGCGCTGGGGACGGTGACAACTCGTCCGGCAACAGCGGCGGCAAACTGACCTTCTCCAACTGGCAGTTCCTCGAGGATGGCAAGGGGCCGATCCTCTGGGACGCGGTGAAGGACTACACCGGTCCTGACGGGAATGTCTCGCTGACGAAGATCGAGATCCCGTTCGCGAACTACGCCGACAAGCTCAGCACCGAGTTGGGCGCAGGTGGCGGCCCGGACGTGATGGTGCTGCAGGACAGCCAGTTCGCGTCGCTCGCCGACGCCGGGGTGCTCGAGCCGCTCGATGACATCGCGAAGGAGTTGGGCGACTCGCTGAACGGCACCAACAAGGCGGGCTTCTTCCAGAAGAAGCAGTTCGGGTTCAACTGGGAGCGACCGACCTACAACACGGTCATCTACAACAAGGACCTCTTTGCCGAGCTCGGCCTGAAGGTCCCCACGACGTTCGACGAGTTCCTCGCGACCGCGAAGACCATCAAGGAGAAGCGCGGCATCGCCGGCTGGGCCGGGCGCCACCAGACCGCCGAGATCGACGGCTGGACGCTCGAGATGGCGAACTGGATCTACGGCTTCGGCGGCGGACTGAGCGACGGCAAGGCGCTCACGATCGACGCCCCCGCGAACGTCAAGGCGGTCGAGTCCTTCCTGGAGACCTTCAAGTCCGGCGTCGCGCCGATCGGCGACGACGCGTCGACCTTCCGCGCCAAGTTCGGCCAGGGCCAGGTCGGCATGTTGTTCGAGAACTCGGGCGTCGCGACCACCCTCACGAGCAATCCCAAGAACGTGATCAACGGTCAGAACCTGGGTGCCGCGCCACTCCCCATGGCCAACGCGGGCTCCAACTCGCAGCTGATCATCGCCGTCAACGCGGCGAGCAAGAACAAGGCGGCTGCGAAGGACTTCGTTCGCTGGGTGCTCGGCGAGAAGGGACAGACCGCCATCCGTGCCGGTCTGGGCGCCTCGGCGATGGCCACTGATGTCGAGCCCGACCCCGAGTTCCTCAAGGCGAACCCGTGGGCCACCCAGTTCCTGGAGGCCGCGAAGACCTCGCGCTCGACCCTCGTCGAGGGATTCGAGACCGAGAGCAAGGTCATCTGGCGTGAATTCCTGACGGCTGTCGAGGGCCTGCGTGTCAACGGCGGTGACGTCGCGGCGAAGCTCGCCGACGTGCAGAAGGCGCTCAAGGCAGAGCTCGGCTGA
- a CDS encoding carbohydrate ABC transporter permease produces MVTNTAERAQTPQRGARSVNRRRGRGKLSPFIERNGAYLFLFPAIAYLAIFTVFPLVRGVLLSFTATKLVNPSGGRSVGLDNYDYLLASDKFWASVGTTLLYTLFTVVFAVGIGTAAALLLNKAFRGRGIVRAIATVPWAVPTVAAALIFVWIYNNEQGILNRSTTALGFGQHGWLVDPRYGLLSVTLATVWKLTPLVMLVMLSALQSVPHELREATWVDGASPLQSFRAVTLPHIMPTIRVITLLMTIWSIRRFEIIFLITGGGPLDKTNTLVVNVYRTAFQDQNLGRAAAIGALGLVLSLLVTAVYFVVEQIQERQESQR; encoded by the coding sequence ATGGTCACGAACACGGCCGAGAGGGCGCAGACACCGCAGCGCGGCGCGCGGTCCGTGAATCGGCGGCGCGGCAGAGGGAAGCTCTCGCCCTTCATCGAGCGTAACGGCGCTTATCTCTTCCTCTTCCCGGCGATCGCGTACCTGGCGATCTTCACCGTCTTTCCGCTGGTCCGCGGAGTTCTGCTGTCATTCACCGCGACCAAGCTGGTAAATCCCTCCGGCGGCCGGTCCGTCGGGCTGGACAACTACGACTACCTGCTCGCCAGCGACAAGTTCTGGGCCTCGGTCGGCACAACCCTGCTGTACACGCTCTTCACGGTCGTCTTCGCCGTCGGCATCGGCACCGCGGCGGCGCTGTTGCTGAACAAGGCGTTCCGCGGGCGCGGCATCGTCCGCGCCATCGCCACCGTCCCGTGGGCCGTGCCCACCGTCGCGGCCGCCCTGATCTTCGTCTGGATCTACAACAACGAGCAGGGCATCCTCAACCGCAGCACGACGGCGCTCGGATTTGGCCAGCACGGCTGGCTGGTCGACCCGCGATACGGACTTCTCTCGGTAACCCTCGCCACGGTGTGGAAGCTGACGCCGCTGGTCATGCTCGTCATGTTGAGCGCACTGCAGAGCGTGCCGCACGAGCTGCGCGAGGCCACCTGGGTCGACGGCGCCTCGCCACTCCAGTCGTTCCGTGCCGTCACCCTCCCCCACATCATGCCGACGATTCGCGTCATCACGCTGCTGATGACGATCTGGTCGATCCGCCGATTCGAGATCATCTTCCTGATCACCGGCGGCGGGCCGCTCGACAAGACCAACACCCTCGTCGTCAACGTCTACCGCACCGCCTTCCAGGACCAGAATCTCGGCCGCGCGGCCGCGATCGGCGCGCTCGGTCTCGTCCTCTCGCTGCTCGTGACGGCCGTCTACTTCGTCGTGGAGCAGATCCAGGAGCGTCAGGAGAGCCAGCGATGA